GACCTCCATCTCGACGGCGCGGTCAACGGCGACGTCGACGTCGAGCGACTGACCATCGGCCCCACCGGATCGGTCGTCGGCGCCATCCGGGCGGATAGCGTGGAGATCCGCGGCCAAGTGTCCGGCGCCGTGACGGCGCGCCAGGTTCGCCTCAGCGCCACGGCCCGGGTGGACGGCGACATCAGCCACGCCGAACTGGCCATCGAGGCCGGCGCCCACTTCGAAGGCCGCAGCCTGACCCTGCCCGAGGCTCAGGCGACGGAGCCCGTCGCCCTGCTCAGCGCCGCCGCAGAATAGGCTAGGGTCTGGACCCATAAGCGGGATTCCGGACTTGGCCGAACAGTGCTTCAAGCTCTCAGAGGAGAGCGGGAATGACGGAATTCTGGCTGAGCGACGAGCAGTTCTCGCGGCTGAAGCCGCTGCTGCCCAACAAGCCGCGGGGCGTGCCCAGGGTCGATGATCGGCGGGTGATCTCGGGCATCGTGCATGTGCTGATGAGCGGTGGTCGGTGGGCGGATGCGCCGGCGGCCTACGGGCCGAGGAAGACGCTCTACAACCGCTGGGTCCGCTGGGCGAAGGCGGGCGTCTGGCGCCGGGCCTTCGAGGAGTTG
This Luteolibacter flavescens DNA region includes the following protein-coding sequences:
- a CDS encoding bactofilin family protein, whose protein sequence is DLHLDGAVNGDVDVERLTIGPTGSVVGAIRADSVEIRGQVSGAVTARQVRLSATARVDGDISHAELAIEAGAHFEGRSLTLPEAQATEPVALLSAAAE